From a single Arthrobacter sp. SLBN-112 genomic region:
- a CDS encoding glycosyltransferase family 4 protein, which translates to MKIVIDARFTRTDHHDGISRYGASLIAATAKIADVSMLVSDVRQLALLPDVPYTLISSPLSPLELFVARKVNAIGADVVVCPMQTMGTWGRKYGLILTLHDLIYYEHPAPPGFLPAPVRVLWRLYHKAFWPQRLLLNRADTVATISRTTEALMAKYRLTKRPVRIIANAPQPAQEPRKPDHGADKTIIYMGSFMPYKNVETMVAGMAGLPGYTLHLLSRITPQRRAELERIVPPGASVVFHNGVTDAEYDGLLRRATALVSLSRAEGYGLPLVEAMAVGTPVIASDIPIFREVGSDAAIYVDPESPGQFADAVRQLQDERHWQEMSRRSLARAAEFSWDESARQLVDAAHEVVAKRHH; encoded by the coding sequence GTGAAGATCGTCATTGATGCACGTTTCACCCGTACCGACCATCACGACGGCATCAGCCGCTACGGAGCCAGCCTGATCGCTGCCACGGCGAAGATCGCTGACGTCTCCATGCTGGTTTCCGACGTCCGGCAGCTTGCACTCCTCCCGGACGTGCCGTACACGCTCATCAGCAGCCCGCTGTCACCGCTGGAACTCTTCGTTGCCCGGAAGGTCAACGCCATCGGGGCGGACGTGGTGGTGTGCCCCATGCAAACCATGGGCACCTGGGGGCGGAAGTACGGGCTGATCCTGACCCTGCACGACCTCATCTACTATGAGCACCCTGCTCCCCCGGGGTTCCTGCCGGCCCCCGTCAGGGTGCTCTGGCGCCTCTACCACAAGGCGTTCTGGCCGCAGCGGCTCCTGCTCAACCGGGCCGATACCGTGGCCACGATCAGCCGGACCACAGAGGCCCTGATGGCCAAGTACCGTTTGACGAAAAGGCCCGTGCGCATTATCGCCAACGCACCCCAACCGGCGCAGGAACCACGCAAGCCGGACCACGGCGCGGACAAAACGATCATTTACATGGGTTCATTCATGCCCTACAAGAACGTGGAAACCATGGTGGCAGGCATGGCAGGGCTGCCCGGTTACACGCTCCACCTGCTCAGCCGGATCACGCCGCAGCGGAGGGCGGAACTGGAACGCATCGTCCCGCCGGGCGCCTCCGTGGTGTTCCACAACGGCGTGACCGACGCGGAGTATGACGGGCTGCTGCGCCGGGCAACGGCACTGGTGAGCCTGTCCCGGGCCGAGGGATACGGCCTTCCCCTCGTGGAGGCCATGGCGGTGGGGACCCCGGTGATCGCCAGCGACATTCCGATCTTCCGCGAAGTGGGATCCGACGCTGCCATCTACGTGGATCCGGAGTCTCCCGGGCAGTTCGCGGACGCTGTGCGGCAACTGCAGGATGAGCGGCACTGGCAGGAGATGTCGCGCCGCTCCCTGGCCCGGGCAGCGGAGTTCAGCTGGGATGAATCGGCACGCCAACTGGTGGACGCGGCGCACGAGGTAGTGGCGAAAAGGCATCACTAA
- the coaBC gene encoding bifunctional phosphopantothenoylcysteine decarboxylase/phosphopantothenate--cysteine ligase CoaBC produces the protein MRIVLGVGGGIAAYKVASLLRLFTEAGHDVTVIPTEASTRFIGTATWEALSGNPVSNSVFDDVHLVNHVRLGHEADLVVVAPATADLLAKAATGQAGDLLTNTLLMAHGPVLFAPAMHTEMWQHAATRANVETLRSRGVAVLEPASGRLTGADSGPGRLPEPQVIFDAAMALLQGQGDYQLPLAGRTVTISAGGTREPLDPVRFLGNRSSGKQGVALAVAARNAGASVRLLAAHMDVPPPAGVEVVRVETALQLREAALHAAAVSDVVIMSAAVADFRPAEVSDTKIKKREDTADPVITLVRNPDILQELVEQRTAGAAGAGQLIVGFAAETGDSQGDVLAYAEAKLQRKGCDLLVVNHVGTDKVFGQDSNSVVILSRSGSEPQEASGTKTEVSEAIIRRVSFELNHVSL, from the coding sequence GTGCGCATAGTCCTCGGAGTCGGGGGAGGGATCGCCGCCTACAAGGTGGCATCGCTCCTCCGGCTTTTTACTGAAGCCGGCCATGACGTCACGGTGATTCCCACTGAGGCGTCCACCCGCTTCATCGGAACCGCCACCTGGGAGGCGCTGTCCGGAAACCCGGTCAGCAACAGTGTTTTCGATGACGTGCACCTGGTCAACCACGTGCGCCTCGGCCATGAGGCAGACCTGGTGGTGGTGGCACCCGCCACGGCGGACCTCCTGGCGAAGGCTGCCACCGGCCAGGCCGGGGACCTGCTCACCAACACCCTGCTGATGGCCCACGGTCCGGTGCTGTTCGCCCCCGCGATGCACACCGAAATGTGGCAGCATGCCGCCACCCGGGCCAACGTGGAAACGCTCCGCAGCCGCGGAGTCGCTGTCCTGGAGCCCGCCTCGGGCAGGCTGACAGGCGCCGACTCGGGGCCCGGAAGGCTTCCGGAGCCCCAAGTGATCTTCGACGCAGCCATGGCCCTGCTGCAGGGACAGGGCGACTACCAGCTTCCCCTTGCCGGCCGCACCGTCACCATCAGCGCCGGCGGAACCCGCGAACCGCTGGACCCCGTGCGCTTCCTCGGCAACCGCTCCTCCGGCAAACAGGGGGTGGCACTTGCCGTCGCAGCACGCAACGCGGGCGCTTCCGTACGGTTGCTGGCAGCCCACATGGACGTTCCACCGCCGGCGGGTGTGGAAGTGGTGCGCGTAGAGACGGCCCTGCAACTCCGGGAAGCCGCACTGCACGCCGCTGCCGTGTCCGACGTCGTCATCATGTCCGCAGCCGTGGCCGATTTCCGCCCGGCCGAAGTCTCGGACACCAAGATCAAGAAGCGGGAGGACACCGCCGATCCCGTCATTACCCTGGTCCGCAACCCCGATATTTTGCAGGAGCTCGTGGAGCAGCGCACCGCCGGTGCTGCCGGAGCCGGGCAACTCATCGTCGGTTTCGCCGCCGAAACCGGGGACAGCCAGGGCGATGTCCTGGCCTACGCGGAAGCAAAACTCCAGCGGAAAGGCTGCGACCTGCTGGTGGTGAACCACGTGGGGACGGACAAGGTCTTTGGGCAGGACTCCAATTCGGTGGTCATCCTGTCGCGCTCCGGCTCCGAACCACAGGAAGCATCAGGAACCAAGACAGAGGTTTCGGAAGCCATCATCCGCCGCGTCAGCTTTGAACTGAACCATGTTTCTTTGTGA
- a CDS encoding sugar-binding transcriptional regulator — protein MALSRDADALRAAQMYYLQDLTMDAIARELHTSRSTVSRLLSSARESGLVQIQIRNPLDTGPELEGMIRRRYNLDVHVVPILGTLNEAETLDRVAMQAARTIGPLVDSNAIIGVAWGSTLSAVSRHLTRKITHDSVIVQLNGAGNMHTTGITYASDIMRRFGSAYGARVEQFPVPAFFDHAATKTAMWNERSVQRVLELQAKMSIAIFGVGSVHADYPSHVYAGGYLDEDDLNALAKSDVVGDVATVFFRADGSSDGIVLNERSTGPALAQLRQVRRRICVVSGVSKINGLRGALAARLATDLILDEATARRLVDYEGLTS, from the coding sequence ATGGCACTTTCACGCGACGCAGATGCCCTCCGAGCTGCACAGATGTATTACCTGCAGGACCTGACCATGGACGCGATTGCCCGTGAACTGCACACCTCCCGGTCCACAGTTTCCCGCCTGTTGTCCTCGGCGAGGGAATCCGGTTTGGTACAAATCCAGATCCGCAACCCGCTGGACACCGGTCCCGAGCTGGAGGGGATGATCCGGCGCCGGTACAACCTGGACGTCCACGTGGTCCCCATCCTTGGGACCCTTAATGAAGCCGAAACGCTGGACCGCGTAGCCATGCAGGCGGCACGCACCATTGGGCCGCTGGTGGACTCGAACGCCATTATTGGCGTGGCCTGGGGATCGACGCTCAGTGCCGTCAGCCGGCACCTCACCAGGAAGATCACGCACGACAGCGTCATCGTCCAGCTCAATGGTGCCGGAAACATGCACACGACGGGCATCACCTACGCAAGCGACATCATGCGCAGGTTCGGCAGCGCCTATGGGGCGCGGGTGGAGCAGTTCCCCGTTCCGGCCTTCTTCGACCATGCCGCCACCAAGACGGCCATGTGGAATGAACGCAGCGTGCAGCGCGTCCTGGAATTGCAGGCCAAAATGAGCATCGCCATTTTCGGTGTGGGTTCCGTCCACGCCGACTATCCGAGCCACGTCTACGCGGGCGGGTACCTGGATGAGGACGACCTGAACGCGCTGGCCAAGTCGGACGTGGTGGGCGACGTTGCCACTGTCTTTTTCCGGGCCGACGGTTCCTCTGACGGAATCGTCCTGAACGAAAGGTCCACCGGGCCGGCGCTTGCCCAGCTCCGCCAGGTGCGCCGCAGGATCTGCGTGGTGTCGGGGGTTTCCAAGATCAACGGCCTGCGCGGAGCCCTGGCAGCCAGGCTGGCCACCGACCTGATCCTGGACGAAGCCACCGCACGGCGCCTGGTCGATTACGAGGGACTGACCAGCTGA
- a CDS encoding alpha/beta fold hydrolase, giving the protein MDTVNPGASPAPAYLSPELSARTSTSTVTIDGGTVAYWTYEPLQETPETRTILVVHGFRGDHHGLLRVADQLPQMRLIMPDLPGFGRSDAFARGPHSVERYGAFIADFMASQGLGPDTVLLGHSFGSIVAAHFVANNPTAVRPLILINPIAAPALEGPKGVMTRLAVLYYRLAARLPQGPGLALLRNRLIVRVMSETMAKTRDKELRAFIHGQHHAYFSSFADRDSLLESFTASVSHHVAEVAGELELPVLLIAGEKDEIATLPSQHSLLSRLPDGELKVIPGVGHLIHYETPEPAARYIRSFLKDHPA; this is encoded by the coding sequence ATGGACACCGTTAACCCGGGGGCCTCCCCCGCGCCTGCGTACCTGAGCCCGGAACTTTCCGCCCGCACCTCCACGTCCACCGTGACCATCGACGGCGGCACGGTGGCCTACTGGACGTATGAGCCACTGCAGGAGACACCGGAGACCCGCACGATCCTGGTGGTCCACGGGTTCCGCGGCGACCACCATGGGCTCCTGCGCGTCGCGGACCAGCTGCCGCAGATGCGCCTCATCATGCCTGACCTGCCCGGCTTTGGCAGGTCCGACGCCTTTGCCCGGGGACCGCACTCCGTGGAGCGCTACGGGGCGTTCATCGCTGACTTCATGGCTTCCCAGGGCCTGGGGCCGGACACCGTGCTGCTGGGGCACTCGTTCGGATCCATCGTGGCGGCGCACTTCGTAGCCAACAACCCCACGGCCGTGCGTCCCCTGATCCTCATCAACCCCATCGCCGCGCCGGCACTGGAAGGACCTAAAGGCGTCATGACGCGGCTGGCGGTGCTGTACTACCGGCTGGCGGCACGGCTCCCGCAAGGGCCGGGGCTGGCCCTGCTGCGCAACCGGCTGATTGTACGGGTGATGAGCGAGACCATGGCCAAGACGCGCGACAAGGAGCTGAGGGCCTTCATCCATGGCCAGCACCACGCGTACTTCAGTTCCTTCGCGGACCGGGACAGCCTGCTGGAGTCGTTCACTGCCTCAGTCAGCCACCATGTGGCAGAGGTGGCCGGAGAACTTGAACTGCCCGTACTGCTGATCGCGGGTGAAAAGGATGAAATCGCCACCCTTCCCAGCCAGCACAGCCTCCTGTCACGGCTTCCGGACGGGGAGCTGAAGGTGATTCCCGGCGTCGGACACCTGATCCACTACGAAACGCCGGAGCCGGCCGCCCGCTACATCCGCAGCTTCCTGAAGGACCATCCCGCGTGA
- a CDS encoding glycerol-3-phosphate dehydrogenase/oxidase: MGPKDSTVQPSASAPRPGAERASVHSLRRRPHAKVLVVGGGINGVGTFRDLALQGVDVALVERGDYCQGASGASSHMIHGGIRYLENGEFRLVRESVVERNRLLRIAPHYVKPLQTTIPIFSTFSGILSAPLRFLTHKQQGKPKERGAFLIKAGLSLYDSFSRDGGTVPRHQFRTHKAALEELPALRSDVKYTATYFDASVHNPERLTLDVLQDGEKAGRPGGPQGTGVQTGSAQGDTARASNYLSLQSMSPAPNPGTGRGSTVRLRDELTGEEFDFTADIIVNTTGAWVDLTNGAMGAASSFMGGTKGSHIVLDHPGLLAACRGREIFFEHTDGRIVLIYPMGDRVLVGTTDVDADMSEDAVCTDEEIQYFFDLIGHVFPSIDVTPDDIVYTFSGVRPLPSHDATQPGFVSRDYRIERRTSGRDGSGAVVLSLVGGKWTTFRALAEHLTNEVLGELGVQRKVSTAQLPIGGGAGFPADEAGVQKWIKAHMASGRDADRTAGLLTRYGTRAEEVIAYLDAEPDHALRSTRELSVRELEFMAANEQVGHLVDVLIRRTSLAFRGLVTGELLNEVAEVLSVPLKWDAAARAAEIKHAQDVLQRFHRVEMHSLVA; encoded by the coding sequence TTGGGACCCAAGGATTCAACTGTTCAACCCTCTGCTTCAGCGCCCCGGCCCGGGGCGGAGCGCGCGTCGGTCCACAGCCTGCGGCGGCGGCCGCACGCGAAAGTACTGGTGGTGGGCGGTGGCATCAACGGAGTTGGGACGTTCCGTGACCTGGCACTGCAGGGCGTGGACGTGGCGCTGGTGGAGCGGGGTGACTACTGCCAGGGAGCAAGCGGCGCGTCCTCGCACATGATCCACGGCGGCATCCGCTACCTCGAAAACGGCGAGTTCCGCCTGGTCCGCGAGTCCGTGGTGGAACGCAACCGGCTGCTGCGGATTGCCCCGCACTACGTCAAGCCGCTGCAGACAACCATCCCGATCTTCAGCACGTTCTCCGGTATTCTTTCGGCGCCGCTGCGCTTCCTGACCCACAAGCAGCAGGGCAAGCCGAAGGAGCGCGGCGCGTTCCTCATCAAGGCGGGCCTCAGCCTTTACGATTCGTTCTCCAGGGACGGCGGTACGGTGCCGCGGCATCAGTTCCGGACCCACAAAGCGGCCCTCGAGGAACTGCCCGCCCTTCGGTCGGACGTCAAGTACACCGCCACCTACTTCGATGCTTCGGTCCACAATCCGGAGCGTCTGACCCTGGACGTCCTGCAGGATGGCGAAAAGGCCGGCCGGCCGGGAGGCCCGCAGGGCACCGGCGTGCAAACCGGCAGCGCTCAGGGTGATACGGCCCGCGCCAGCAACTACCTCTCGCTGCAGTCCATGTCGCCGGCGCCCAACCCGGGGACCGGGCGGGGAAGTACCGTCCGCCTTCGCGACGAACTCACCGGCGAGGAATTCGATTTCACCGCGGACATCATCGTCAACACCACCGGCGCGTGGGTGGACCTCACCAACGGGGCAATGGGTGCGGCATCGTCCTTCATGGGAGGCACCAAGGGGTCCCACATCGTGCTGGACCACCCCGGCCTCCTCGCCGCCTGCCGCGGCCGGGAAATCTTCTTTGAGCACACCGACGGCCGGATCGTCCTCATCTACCCGATGGGGGACCGCGTGCTGGTAGGCACCACGGACGTTGACGCGGACATGTCGGAGGACGCCGTCTGCACCGACGAGGAGATCCAGTACTTCTTCGACCTGATCGGCCACGTCTTCCCCTCAATCGACGTCACCCCTGACGACATCGTGTACACGTTCTCGGGCGTCCGCCCGCTGCCCAGCCATGACGCTACCCAGCCCGGCTTCGTCTCCCGTGATTACCGCATCGAACGCCGCACCTCCGGGCGTGACGGAAGCGGCGCCGTCGTGCTGAGCCTGGTGGGCGGCAAATGGACCACCTTCCGCGCCCTCGCTGAGCACCTGACCAACGAGGTCCTCGGCGAACTGGGTGTGCAGCGCAAGGTGTCCACCGCCCAACTGCCCATCGGCGGTGGCGCCGGCTTCCCTGCCGACGAAGCCGGCGTGCAGAAGTGGATCAAGGCGCACATGGCGTCCGGGCGCGATGCAGACCGCACGGCCGGGCTGCTGACCCGCTACGGGACCCGGGCCGAAGAGGTCATCGCCTACCTCGATGCCGAGCCCGACCACGCGCTGCGGTCCACCCGCGAACTGAGCGTCCGTGAACTGGAATTCATGGCGGCGAATGAGCAGGTGGGGCACCTTGTGGACGTCCTCATCCGGCGTACCTCCCTGGCCTTCCGCGGGCTGGTTACCGGTGAACTCCTCAATGAAGTGGCGGAGGTTCTGTCCGTCCCGCTCAAGTGGGACGCTGCGGCGCGCGCTGCTGAGATCAAGCACGCACAGGACGTGCTGCAGCGTTTCCACCGTGTGGAAATGCACAGCCTGGTCGCCTAA
- a CDS encoding primosomal protein N', whose translation MAPDSSVQPSLLQGFPTRQTPGGLDLAEQLPVARVLIESPLPHLDRPFDYAVPVALDQAAQPGVRVKVKFNGQDLSGFLLERVAQSDAGHTLVPLAKVVSPVPVLTPAVRDLANAVAARYAGTVSDVLRLAVPPRVARLEKDYPGSLDAAEVEGAQPMPGTSGSSAWTAYRTGAAFLRHLAAGGSPRAAVNPLQGYGPAGWPAMLAQAAAAAYASGRGALLVVPDYRDLDRLEQALKDLVPGTAVARLTADDGPTPRYRSFLRLLAGTATIAIGTRSAAFAPVRHLGLVACWDDGDDLHIEQRAPYAHAREVLLLRAEQENTACLLAGHARSTEVQRLVEAGWAVPVATERATVRRTVPRVLSTADSFEQERDPLATIARLPHAAWQAAKEGLERGPVLVQVARAGYAPSLVCEACREPARCGNCQGPLALAGTSALPQCRWCSTPAPDWKCSHCGGRQLRKGATGVLRTAEELGRAFPGTTVITSSGDQVKAAVGAGRALVVATVGAEPVAETGYAAALLLDGDSLLRRETLRAGEDTVRRWFNAAALVRPAPDGGLVVVTATETAGTGALLRWDPAGYAQRELSLRVELQLPPAVRIASVTGPRAAVEHYTGAVEADLARTGITVRAAGPAPLLLTAPPSGRRSAEDVRTLLFFPYGQATAVVRVLRVTRAAVAAKRATDPVQLRLDGVDVL comes from the coding sequence ATGGCTCCTGACAGTTCCGTCCAGCCCTCACTGCTGCAGGGTTTCCCCACACGGCAGACGCCGGGCGGCCTTGACCTGGCGGAGCAACTTCCGGTGGCGCGGGTCCTCATTGAGTCCCCGCTGCCGCATCTGGACCGCCCCTTCGACTACGCAGTCCCGGTTGCGCTTGACCAGGCAGCCCAGCCCGGAGTCCGGGTCAAGGTCAAGTTCAACGGCCAGGACCTCAGCGGATTCCTCCTTGAACGCGTGGCGCAGTCCGACGCCGGGCACACCCTGGTGCCCCTGGCAAAAGTCGTGTCCCCGGTTCCGGTCCTCACGCCCGCCGTCAGGGACCTCGCCAACGCCGTCGCTGCCCGCTACGCAGGGACGGTCAGCGATGTCCTGCGCCTCGCCGTTCCACCGCGCGTCGCCAGGCTGGAAAAGGATTATCCCGGCTCCCTGGACGCCGCCGAGGTCGAGGGCGCCCAGCCCATGCCCGGCACGTCCGGCTCTTCAGCCTGGACCGCCTACCGCACCGGTGCCGCGTTCCTCCGGCATCTGGCCGCCGGAGGATCCCCGCGCGCCGCCGTCAACCCGCTGCAGGGCTACGGTCCCGCCGGTTGGCCGGCCATGCTTGCCCAGGCCGCTGCTGCAGCTTATGCCTCCGGCAGGGGCGCGCTGCTGGTGGTTCCCGACTACCGGGACCTCGACCGGCTGGAGCAGGCACTCAAGGACCTGGTGCCTGGGACGGCCGTGGCCAGGCTCACGGCCGACGACGGCCCCACACCCCGGTACCGGAGCTTCCTGCGCCTGCTCGCAGGCACGGCCACCATCGCCATCGGTACGCGCTCAGCCGCCTTCGCCCCGGTGCGGCACTTGGGGCTCGTCGCGTGCTGGGACGACGGCGACGACCTCCACATCGAGCAGCGCGCACCATACGCCCATGCCCGGGAAGTCCTGCTCCTTCGGGCCGAGCAGGAAAATACTGCCTGCCTCCTTGCAGGGCATGCACGCAGCACCGAGGTCCAGCGGCTGGTGGAAGCCGGGTGGGCCGTCCCGGTAGCAACCGAGCGTGCCACCGTCCGCAGGACTGTTCCACGCGTCCTCAGCACTGCCGACAGCTTCGAGCAGGAACGGGACCCGCTGGCAACCATCGCGCGGCTGCCGCACGCAGCATGGCAGGCCGCCAAGGAGGGTCTCGAGCGCGGTCCCGTCCTGGTCCAGGTTGCCAGGGCAGGGTACGCGCCCTCGCTGGTGTGTGAAGCATGCCGGGAACCGGCCCGCTGCGGTAACTGCCAGGGACCCCTGGCGCTGGCCGGCACGTCCGCCCTGCCGCAGTGCCGGTGGTGTTCCACGCCGGCCCCGGACTGGAAGTGCTCCCACTGCGGCGGCCGGCAGCTCCGGAAAGGGGCCACCGGAGTCCTGCGCACAGCCGAGGAGCTTGGCCGGGCGTTTCCCGGCACAACGGTCATCACCTCTTCAGGGGACCAGGTGAAAGCCGCGGTGGGCGCGGGCAGGGCGCTGGTGGTGGCAACGGTGGGGGCCGAACCGGTCGCGGAGACCGGGTATGCCGCCGCCCTGCTGCTGGACGGTGATTCCCTGTTGCGCCGGGAAACCCTCCGCGCGGGCGAAGACACCGTGCGCCGCTGGTTCAACGCCGCTGCCCTGGTGCGCCCCGCCCCGGACGGCGGGCTGGTGGTGGTCACCGCAACGGAGACCGCCGGCACCGGCGCCCTGCTGCGATGGGACCCGGCCGGCTATGCGCAGCGGGAGCTGTCCCTGCGCGTGGAGCTGCAGCTTCCCCCCGCGGTGCGGATCGCTTCCGTAACCGGGCCGCGCGCCGCCGTCGAACACTACACCGGAGCCGTGGAAGCGGACCTTGCCCGCACGGGCATAACAGTCCGCGCCGCGGGCCCGGCGCCGCTCCTGCTGACCGCACCGCCCTCCGGCAGGCGCTCGGCCGAGGACGTGCGGACACTGCTGTTCTTTCCTTACGGCCAGGCCACCGCCGTCGTCCGTGTCCTGCGGGTGACCCGCGCAGCCGTGGCCGCCAAACGGGCCACGGACCCCGTGCAGCTGCGCCTGGACGGAGTTGACGTCCTCTAA
- a CDS encoding aldo/keto reductase, producing the protein MRTSPRLSLNNGVLIDQLGFGLYKVPAVDAEGLVATALAAGYRHFDTAAMYGNETGVARGISSQLGDGTGSGGSGELSPSLTREDIFITTKVWNDHHGYDATLRAFDDSMVNLGLDYVDMYLIHWPCPRRGLFPETYRALETLYREGRVRAIGVSNFQPAHLDRLLQSAEVVPAVNQIELHPWLQQEELRGKHAELGIRTEAWSPLGRGQVLADPVIQACAAEHGRTPAQVILRWHMQLGNIAIPKASSETRIRENLNVFNFELSERDLLAIKALDRGQRTGSHPDNVN; encoded by the coding sequence ATGAGAACCTCACCCCGGCTCAGCCTGAACAACGGCGTGCTGATAGACCAGCTCGGCTTTGGGCTCTACAAGGTGCCGGCAGTAGACGCGGAAGGGCTGGTGGCCACCGCGCTCGCCGCCGGTTACCGCCATTTCGATACCGCCGCAATGTACGGGAACGAAACCGGCGTGGCCCGCGGCATCAGTTCCCAGCTGGGCGACGGTACCGGCAGCGGCGGGTCCGGGGAACTGTCCCCGTCCCTGACCCGGGAGGACATCTTCATCACCACCAAAGTATGGAACGACCATCACGGCTACGACGCAACGCTGCGTGCCTTCGATGATTCGATGGTCAACCTGGGCCTGGACTACGTGGACATGTACCTGATCCACTGGCCCTGCCCGCGGCGGGGACTGTTCCCGGAAACCTACCGGGCCCTGGAAACTCTGTACCGGGAAGGCAGGGTCCGTGCCATCGGCGTCAGCAACTTCCAGCCGGCACACCTTGACCGCCTGCTCCAAAGCGCCGAAGTGGTCCCGGCCGTCAACCAGATCGAACTGCACCCTTGGCTGCAGCAGGAAGAGCTGCGCGGCAAGCATGCGGAACTGGGCATCCGCACGGAAGCGTGGAGCCCGCTTGGCCGGGGACAGGTGCTGGCCGACCCCGTCATCCAGGCCTGCGCGGCCGAGCACGGACGGACGCCTGCGCAGGTGATCCTTCGCTGGCACATGCAACTGGGAAACATCGCCATTCCCAAGGCCAGCTCCGAAACAAGGATCCGGGAGAACCTCAACGTTTTCAATTTCGAGCTCTCCGAACGTGATCTGTTGGCCATCAAAGCGCTGGACCGCGGTCAGCGGACCGGGTCGCATCCGGACAACGTCAACTAG
- the metK gene encoding methionine adenosyltransferase has protein sequence MTLPLHLPQTHGATPSALRLFTSESVTEGHPDKICDQISDAILDALLAADPESRVAVETMATTGLVHVAGEVTTDAYVEIPQIVRETILGIGYDSSANGFDGARCGVSVSIGQQSNDIAGGVFNSLEAREGRQEDDYDLQGAGDQGLMFGYASDETPSYMPTPIWLAHRLSERLTEVRKTGQLPYLRPDGKTQVTVGYDKDVPVSVETVVISSQHAEGASLEQLRADLAAVVIEPVLAGANLDISRAANILNPAGEFVIGGPVGDAGLTGRKIIVDTYGGMARHGGGAFSGKDPSKVDRSAAYAMRWVAKNVVAAGLAKRAEIQIAYAIGQARPVGTYVETFGTETVDPARISAAIAEIFDLRPRAIIDALDLKRPIYAKTAAHGHFGRDEPDFTWERLDRVDELKAFFNA, from the coding sequence GTGACTTTACCGCTGCACCTTCCCCAGACCCATGGGGCCACGCCCTCCGCGCTCCGGCTGTTCACGTCCGAATCGGTCACTGAAGGCCATCCGGACAAGATCTGCGACCAGATCAGTGACGCCATCCTGGATGCGCTGCTGGCCGCGGACCCCGAGTCCCGCGTGGCCGTGGAGACCATGGCCACCACGGGCCTGGTGCACGTGGCAGGCGAAGTCACCACCGACGCCTACGTCGAAATCCCGCAGATCGTCCGCGAGACCATCCTGGGCATCGGGTACGACTCCTCGGCCAACGGCTTCGACGGTGCCCGCTGCGGCGTATCAGTCTCCATCGGCCAGCAGTCCAACGACATCGCCGGCGGCGTTTTCAACTCCCTTGAGGCACGCGAAGGCCGGCAGGAGGACGACTACGACCTCCAGGGTGCCGGCGACCAGGGCCTGATGTTCGGCTATGCCAGCGACGAAACCCCCTCCTACATGCCCACGCCCATCTGGCTGGCCCACCGGCTCTCCGAACGGCTCACCGAGGTCCGCAAGACCGGCCAGCTGCCGTACCTCCGCCCCGACGGCAAGACCCAGGTGACGGTGGGCTACGACAAGGACGTGCCCGTTTCCGTGGAAACGGTGGTGATTTCCAGCCAGCATGCCGAGGGCGCAAGCCTGGAGCAGCTGCGCGCAGACCTCGCCGCCGTCGTCATTGAACCCGTCCTCGCCGGCGCCAACCTGGACATCTCCCGGGCGGCAAACATCCTCAATCCGGCCGGCGAATTCGTGATCGGCGGCCCGGTGGGCGACGCCGGCCTCACCGGCCGGAAGATCATCGTTGACACCTACGGCGGCATGGCCCGCCACGGCGGCGGTGCCTTCTCCGGCAAGGACCCCTCCAAGGTGGACCGCTCGGCCGCCTACGCCATGCGCTGGGTCGCCAAGAACGTTGTGGCCGCCGGACTGGCCAAGCGCGCCGAGATCCAGATCGCTTACGCCATCGGCCAGGCCCGCCCCGTGGGAACGTACGTTGAAACCTTCGGCACCGAAACCGTGGATCCTGCGCGCATCAGCGCCGCGATCGCGGAGATCTTCGACCTTCGGCCCCGCGCCATCATCGACGCCCTGGACCTGAAGCGGCCCATTTACGCCAAAACTGCTGCGCATGGACACTTCGGCCGGGATGAGCCCGACTTCACCTGGGAACGCCTGGACCGGGTGGACGAGCTCAAGGCATTCTTCAACGCCTAG
- the rpoZ gene encoding DNA-directed RNA polymerase subunit omega, with protein sequence MSTNLEGIINPPIDSLLEAADSKYGLVIFGAKRARQINAYYAQLHEGLFEYVGPLVDTKLNEKSLSIALREINEGKLVSTPIEAAE encoded by the coding sequence GTGTCCACGAACCTTGAAGGCATCATCAACCCGCCGATCGACTCGCTGCTCGAGGCAGCCGACTCCAAGTACGGCCTGGTGATCTTCGGTGCCAAGCGTGCTCGTCAGATCAACGCCTACTACGCCCAGCTGCACGAGGGCCTGTTCGAATACGTCGGACCCCTGGTTGACACCAAGCTGAACGAAAAGTCGCTGTCCATCGCGCTGCGCGAGATCAACGAAGGCAAGCTGGTTTCCACGCCGATCGAAGCCGCAGAGTAA